In the genome of Macadamia integrifolia cultivar HAES 741 unplaced genomic scaffold, SCU_Mint_v3 scaffold2123, whole genome shotgun sequence, one region contains:
- the LOC122065809 gene encoding leucine-rich repeat receptor protein kinase HPCA1-like — protein sequence MGCLSAMDLQRIHYAWLLVSLFQITSIAAVTNSKDGATLSALKFDWQNTPKNWVGSDPCGDGWDGIKCSNSRVISITILSSRLKGPFSGNIQFLSELQTLDLSFNKNLTGPIPASIGNLKKLTSLTLIGCGFYGQIPDSIGSLQKLTFLALNSNRFNGKIPSSIGKLAKLFWLDLADNKLTGPIPISNGTTPGLDMLVNTPHFHLGKNQLSGTIPPQLFSSNMKLIHALFDSNLLTGSLPSTLGLVTTLEIIRFDRNLLSGTVPSSLNNLTSVVELHLSNNNLSGPIPDLTGMDVLNYVDLGNNNFDITDAPSWFSTTFGSLTTLLMDKSNLQGAIPAVLFSNPQLQTVSLRYNRLNGTLDIGADFSHQLQLIDLQNNSIRAFLDTGVYHNHLILQGNPYCAAKTGAASQYCMQSKNQSISSYSTASMNCVPVVCPSDQNASPNCKCSYPYKGTLVFRTISFSDLGKSSYYKDLESSFLNSFRTYQLPVDSVSLSDLRKDSYDYLKISLEIFPSGNDRFSWSEIFGIGLMLSNQTFTPPKYFGPYYFISRNYGFFVEPSTKSNNSVRLGIIIGAAIGGFLVVLVLICATFYGCRQKIRADKVIKQNTPFASWDPSKSSGSIPQLKGARWFSFEELKKCTCDFSEASEIGEGGYGKVYKGTISSGHLVAIKKAQHGSLQGGHEFKTEIEMLSRVHHKNLVSLVGFCFEQGEQILVYEYIPNGTLRESLLGKSGIQLDWMKRLQVAVGSARGLTYLNELADPPVIHRDIKSNNILLDERLNAKVSDFGLSKLMNDSEKDHVTTQVKGTMGYLDPEYYMTQQLTEKSDVYSFGVVMLELITARKPIERGANYIVRQVKVAMDKTKDLYGLHDFIDPNINGSGHTLKGFENFVDLALNCVEDSAANRPTMSQVVKEIERIMQLAGLNPNAESSPSTSGTYDAGKSRSGKPHLPYSNEFCDYSGDYLPSKVEPQ from the exons ATGGGTTGTTTATCAGCAATGGATCTTCAAAGAATCCACTACGCTTGGCTACTGGTTTCTCTCTTTCAAATTACATCTATAGCAGCCGTGACAAATTCTAAGGATG GTGCTACTCTATCTGCCCTCAAGTTTGATTGGCAAAATACACCAAAAAATTGGGTGGGTTCAGATCCTTGTGGGGATGGCTGGGATGGGATTAAGTGTTCTAATTCTCGAGTGATCTCCAT AACAATATTAAGCAGTAGACTGAAAGGTCCGTTTTCGGGAAACATACAGTTCCTCTCTGAGTTACAGACACT GGATCTATCTTTCAACAAAAACCTGACTGGACCCATTCCAGCATCAATTGGGAATTTGAAGAAGTTGACTTCCTT GACCCTGATTGGTTGTGGTTTCTACGGTCAGATCCCTGACTCAATAGGCTCTCTACAAAAGCTGACCTTTTT AGCTCTAAATTCTAACAGGTTCAATGGAAAAATACCATCTTCTATTGGTAAATTGGCTAAGCTTTTTTGGTTAGATCTAGCTGACAACAAGCTCACTGGACCTATTCCAATCTCCAACGGGACTACACCTGGTCTTGACATGCTAGTCAATACCCCACACTT TCATTTAGGAAAGAATCAGCTCTCTGGTACCATCCCACCTCAACTTTTCAGTTCAAACATGAAACTTATACATGC GCTTTTTGACAGTAACTTACTCACTGGAAGCCTTCCTTCCACTCTTGGACTTGTTACAACCTTGGAGATTAT ACGGTTTGATAGGAATTTGCTAAGTGGAACGGTCCCTTCAAGCCTTAACAACCTCACAAGTGTTGTTGAGCT GCATTTATCCAACAATAATCTGAGTGGCCCCATTCCAGACCTGACTGGGATGGATGTCCTCAATTATGT GGACCTGGGAAATAATAATTTTGATATAACAGATGCCCCGTCATGGTTTTCAACAACCTTTGGGTCCTTGACCAcatt GTTGATGGATAAATCTAATCTTCAAGGAGCAATACCAGCCGTTCTGTTCAGCAATCCTCAATTACAAACTGT GAGTCTAAGATACAATCGGCTTAATGGTACATTAGACATTGGTGCTGACTTTAGCCATCAACTGCAACTCATTGATTTACAAAATAATTCAATTCGAGCTTTTTTGGATACAGGAGTATACCATAACCACTTAAT ACTCCAAGGTAATCCATATTGTGCCGCAAAAACAGGAGCAGCATCCCAATACTGCATGCAGTCCAAGAATCAATCTATCTCATCATATTCAACTGCCTCAATGAATTGTGTACCTGTTGTTTGTCCTTCAGACCAGAATGCCAGCCCTAACTGCAAATGTTCATACCCATACAAGGGAACCCTAGTTTTCAGAactatttccttctcagacttGGGAAAATCATCATATTATAAAGATCTTGAAAGTTCGTTTCTGAATTCATTTCGGACCTATCAACTTCCTGTGGATTCAGTTTCTTTAAGCGACCTAAGAAAGGACTCGTATGATTACCTTAAAATAAGTCTAGAGATCTTCCCATCTGGAAATGATCGTTTCAGTTGGTCAGAGATATTTGGAATTGGTTTAATGCTGAGCAACCAAACCTTTACGCCACCAAAATACTTTGGGCCATATTATTTCATCAGTAGAAACTATGGTTTTTT TGTAGAACCTTCtacaaaatcaaacaattcGGTGAGACTTGGAATTATTATTGGAGCAGCTATAGGAGGATTTCTAGTTGTACTCGTGCTGATCTGTGCAACATTTTATGGTTGTCGTCAGAAGATAAGGGCAGACAAAGTTATTAAACAGAACACTCCTTTCG CATCCTGGGACCCAAGTAAAAGTAGTGGTAGCATTCCTCAGTTAAAAGGAGCCAGATGGTTCTCTTTTGAGGAACTGAAGAAATGCACCTGTGACTTCTCAGAGGCTAGTGAGATTGGAGAGGGGGGATATGGGAAG GTTTACAAAGGGACAATTTCATCTGGGCATCTGGTTGCCATTAAAAAAGCTCAACATGGATCCTTGCAAGGCGGTCATGAGTTTAAAACTGAGATTGAGATGCTTTCTAGGGTTCATCATAAGAACCTTGTGAGCCTTGTCGGCTTCTGTTTTGAGCAAGGGGAACAGATTTTGGTGTATGAATATATCCCAAATGGTACTCTAAGGGAAAGTCTTTTAG GGAAGTCAGGTATACAATTGGATTGGATGAAGAGACTTCAGGTGGCCGTAGGATCAGCCAGGGGTCTGACTTATCTGAATGAACTTGCTGATCCTCCTGTAATACATAGGGACATTAAATCAAACAACATCCTCCTTGATGAGAGGTTAAATGCAAAAGTTTCTGATTTTGGTCTCTCCAAGCTAATGAATGATTCCGAAAAGGATCATGTCACAACTCAAGTAAAGGGGACGATG GGTTACTTGGATCCAGAATATTATATGACGCAGCAATTGACCGAgaagagtgatgtttatagcTTTGGAGTAGTAATGTTGGAACTAATAACTGCAAGGAAGCCAATAGAGCGGGGGGCTAATTACATTGTGAGACAGGTGAAGGTAGCGATGGATAAGACAAAGGATCTGTATGGCCTCCATGATTTTATTGACCCAAACATTAATGGCTCAGGACacacactcaagggatttgaaaattttgtggaTCTGGCACTCAACTGCGTAGAAGATTCGGCAGCCAACCGCCCAACAATGAGCCAAGTTGTGAAAGAAATTGAGAGGATAATGCAGTTGGCTGGTCTAAACCCAAATGCCGAATCATCTCCATCCACTTCAGGAACTTATGATGCTGGGAAAAGTAGATCAGGAAAACCCCACCTTCCCTACAGTAATGAGTTCTGTGATTATAGTGGTGACTACTTACCTTCCAAGGTGGAACCCCAATGA